A single genomic interval of Prunus dulcis chromosome 5, ALMONDv2, whole genome shotgun sequence harbors:
- the LOC117629339 gene encoding type I inositol polyphosphate 5-phosphatase 2, which translates to MKSRRGKPSEAFWPSLMMKKWLNIKPKEYDFSADEVDTETETETETESEDDGYSLKDARKHMRDDHGLRENHSDFRSQLSDLPSKGYQLKHRRGKSETVRAQYINTKDVRVTVGSWNVGGRLPYEDLDIDDWLCTEEPADVYILGFQEVVPLNAGNVLGAEDNKSIPKWEAIIRKTLNKSLEPESKHICYSAPPSPVQRTSSVADVLAETNAHPLGFLGKEYVGATNGCDLEHGQLNKVLSIGRNLQWRRIYGIDCDSRLDWPELSLDATPQVVFTSSKLRRVLSSSARMSFNTSDNPLIFSPQISQKDGGLKRSHHSSGNLRRSISVEQQEMPQVFDTLSNVSDSFLEGEDDIFDELPNEQLKNEVIDDGAKLPSTYVRIVSKQMVGIYISVWVRKKLRRHINNLKVSPVGVGLMGFMGNKGSVSVSMSLFQSRMCFVCSHLSSGQKEGADLRRNSDVYEIIRRTCFSSVFDTDQPLTIPSHDQIFWFGDLNYRLNMEDADVRKLIALKRWDELVSNDQLNKELRSGHVFEGWKEGVINFPPTYKYEINSDRYFGENIKEGEKKRSPAWCDRILWLGKGIRQLSYERAEIKLSDHRPVSSVFMVEVEVLDHWKLQRALNCTSVAVHPEIFLDEDEDLDY; encoded by the exons ATGAAAAGCAGAAGAGGAAAGCCCTCTGAG GCTTTCTGGCCTTCCCTTATGATGAAGAAATGGCTAAACATAAAGCCAAAGGAATATGATTTCAGTGCAGATGAGGTTGATACTGAAACTGAAACTGAAACTGAAACGGAAAGTGAAGATGACG GTTACTCTCTCAAAGATGCAAGAAAGCACATGCGTGATGATCATGGCCTTAGAGAAAACCATTCTGATTTCCGAAGTCAACTTTCAG ATCTTCCATCTAAGGGCTACCAGTTAAAACACCGGAGAGGGAAATCAGAAACTGTACGTGCTCAGTACATAAACACAAAGGATGTGAG GGTGACAGTAGGCAGTTGGAATGTTGGTGGAAGACTTCCGTATGAAGATCTTGATATTGACGATTGGCTTTGTACCGAAGAACCAGCAGATGTTTACATTCTTGG TTTTCAAGAGGTTGTCCCTTTGAATGCTGGGAATGTACTGGGAGCAGAGGATAACAAATCAATACCAAAATGGGAGGCAATCATTCGAAAAACTCTGAACAAATCCTTGGAACCTGAAAGCAAACACATATGCTACAGTGCTCCACCTTCACCAGTACAAAGGACTTCTTCTGTTGCTGATGTACTTGCAGAAACTAATGCTCATCCGTTAGGTTTTCTGGGCAAGGAATATGTTGGAGCTACTAATGGTTGTGACTTGGAACATGGTCAATTGAATAAAGTACTCAGTATTGGGAGAAATTTGCAATGGAGGAGAATTTATGGCATCGATTGTGATAGTAGGCTAGATTGGCCTGAACTTTCTTTAGATGCAACCCCTCAAGTTGTCTTCACCAGTTCCAAATTGAGGCGGGTGCTGAGCAGTTCTGCAAGAATGAGCTTTAATACGTCGGATAATCCTTTAATATTCAGTCCTCAAATTTCACAAAAAGATGGTGGATTGAAAAGATCACACCATAGCTCTGGGAACCTGAGGAGATCAATCTCTGTGGAGCAGCAAGAGATGCCTCAAGTTTTTGACACTCTCTCTAATGTGTCTGACAGTTTTttggaaggggaagatgataTCTTTGATGAATTACCAAATGAACAACTGAAAAATGAAGTTATCGACGATGGAGCGAAGTTACCTTCTACATATGTCCGAATTGTCAGCAAGCAAATGGTAGGGATATATATATCCGTCTGGGTGCGTAAGAAGTTGAGGAGACACATTAACAATCTGAAAGTATCTCCAGTTGGGGTTGGTCTAATGGGCTTCATGGGAAACAAG GGATCAGTTTCCGTTAGTATGTCCCTTTTCCAATCGCGAATGTGCTTTGTTTGTTCTCATCTGTCCTCTGGTCAGAAGGAGGGGGCTGATCTTAGGCGGAACTCAGATGTGTATGAAATTATACGACGTACCTGTTTCTCGTCTGTCTTTGATACAGATCAACCGCTGACAATTCCCTCTCATGA CCAGATTTTCTGGTTTGGGGATTTAAACTATCGTCTCAATATGGAAGACGCAGATGTAAGGAAGCTCATTGCTCTCAAACGGTGGGATGAACTTGTCAGCAATGATCAG CTAAACAAAGAACTCCGCAGTGGGCATGTATTCGAAGGATGGAAAGAGGGAGTGATAAACTTTCCACCTACCTATAAGTATGAGATAAACTCTGACAGATATTTTGGAGAGAACATAAAAgaaggagagaagaagagatcaCCAGCATG GTGTGATCGTATACTATGGCTAGGAAAAGGCATCAGACAACTTTCTTACGAGCGGGCAGAAATAAAGCTTTCAGATCATCGACCAGTTAGTTCAGTCTTCATGGTTGAAGTTGAAGTCCTAGATCATTGGAAGCTGCAACGAGCGCTCAATTGCACTAGTGTAGCCGTTCATCCTGAGATCTTCCtggatgaagatgaggatttAGACTATTAA